In bacterium, the genomic stretch CCCATCAAGTAAAAATAATATCTTAGAATCTATCTTTGATGCAATATTTTCAAGGAAATATCTAAAGAGACTTGCATTTCTTATGATTGTTCCTCCAGTCATCCCACCCAGTCCTTTTTTTCGGACATGAAAAATAATATACTGGGCTAAATGTTGGTAGAAGGTTTCTAAGTTATAATCTTTAATCTTTTCAAAATTAATATAAATGGAATAATAATGAAGGTGGTTGTCTTTATTAATTTCGCCCATCAGTTGGTAAATAAATGTTGTCTTACCTGTATGATTAGGGGCTAATAGACTAAAGTAATTTCCCCTTTTTAGACCAATTATTACATCATCTATTTCTGCCTTTCTAATAATGGACACTGCCTTATCTTTCTCCTGGTCAAGCGCTCTATCATAGACAAATGGATTTATCTTTTCCATGATTATATTATCCCCTCCTTTAGACTTTCTTTTAATATATATTTTCTCTCTATATTATTTTTTATTATTGTTGGAAGTCTATCGAATAAAAAGGAATATTCTTTTCCATTCTTATCCAATACTCCTAATAGAATGAGATTATCCATATCTTTATCCACCTCATCAATTTTAATAACTATTCCTTCGTTCTTCAGGGTATGGTGAATTGTCTCAAAAGAAATAGGTGGTTTCATATTGATAATATTAAAAATGATACTCCGCTTCAGGTTATCTTTATCAAAGGTTGGCAAAAATATGTTAAGGAGATCCCTCTCAAAATTAGAATCCATATAAATTCTATTAATTAAACTATCCGAGACAATCCTATTATTACTCTTTGACAAACTTTCAATCAATTTCTCACAAAAAGCCTGGATACAACTTGGATGAAGTGATACTAAATTAAGAATTTTATCGATATTTTTTATAGGGTCTATAAAGCTTACGCCAAGGTTTCCCATTGGTTCTCGAATTAAATTCTCTCCACCTGGTTTGTCTAAGACAGAAAGATGAATAGATTTAGTAAAGTGATAAAGAGGTGAATCTATATCTTTAGTTTGAAAATATAGCACCTTAAATCCAGCCATAATACATCTACAATAACCGTTAAATGCTAAATCCCTGAGGGCTGAGATGAGTAAATATCCATTCTTTTTATCTATATCAATAAGATTGTCAATCTCATCCAGCAAAAAGATAACCCTTTCATTTTTAACACTGAAATACCTAAAAAATGATAACATATCCTTTATTTCCTCCGTTGGGATTTCTAACCGGTGACATACTAATGAGAAGAAGTCTTCATAATCTCTACAAATACTGCAGTCAATAAAGATAACCTTACTATCTCCATTCTTTTCCATCTCTTTCTTTACTTTTAATAGTAAGGATGTTTTACCCATCCTTCGTCCTCCAACAATGGTATAATTTACACCTTTATTCTCCATAAGTTCTTTGATTTCTTTTTGTCTGCCATAGAAATTTTTTGTAGGACCAAGTGAACAATATGGAGATACCTGACGCAAACCTATCTGCTCAACTATACATTTGATAAAGGCTTTCTTAGAATCATAGGCAGAAAATACCTTTTTTAAATCCTCCTTATTTAGTACCACAAGTTGATAAGCAGAATTTTTTACCCATTGCTTAAGTTTTGTAGAATCTTTATCGGCTATGATAAAAGATATATCATTTTGAACCTTTTCTCTTCTGATAATATTTTCTATATTCGAAATAATATCCTTATTTATTTCTGGCACTACCATAAATAGAGAATCCTCCTTCTTCATTTTAATTCTCATCCTTTCTATGTCAATCTTAAAATAGATTATTTGTTGTGCAGAAACTTGTTTTTTAATCTCAAATCCTACAAATTTCGCCAAATTACCTAATAAGTTAGATAATCTCTCACCATCTCCAGTTTCAATTGATTCTAAACTATCAAGAATTGGAGATATAATCCTTCGCCGCTCGTCACTCAATAGTACCTCAGGAAGAATATTATCCTTTCCTATACCTGAAATAGTCATTTTTGCTTCTTTTCTGTTGTCAACCACACATTTTTCTAAAATCAACCTAATGTCTTGTAAAGTAAATTCCGAGGTATCTATGACTAAATTCGCCTCTTTTCTTAATCCTTCTAAATATCTCCGTTCAATTTTAATATTCTCTAATAGTCCTCTCCGTCTTCCCCATGGATGTGGTCTTCCTGTCTTTTCATATCGATGTTTAATTACCTCATCAGAAGCATCTAAGAATATAAGTTTATAATCAATACCTATTTCAGATAGTTTCTTTAGATTAGAAAATACTCCATTTGAAAGTCCTACTTCTCCTGTATCAAGTACAAGACAATAGGATTTTCTCTTACTTTTACCGTTAATACAAGTTCTTACAAATTCTGGTAGTAGAGAGGGAGGTAAATTCACTACATGATGATATTCCATATCCTTAAAACATTTTGCCGCTTCGCCTTTACCTGCACCAGAAATACCGGCAATAATAACAAATTTAATCATTTTAGCCATTTCATTTGTCACCCCCCTATCATCTTATTTAATATTTCTTAATAAATTTCCCTTTTGTCTTAAAAGAGTAGCAAATTTTATGCCAGGGTAGCAGTAAATTTAGTTTTCATCCCAATAGAGTAAAACAATACATACATTTTTAATCTTATCACTTATCCATGACCAAAATTTCCTATCCGTCCTTTACTATACAAATTTCAACTTTCTGCATATACATTTTACCAAAGATTGTATAAAAAAGCAAGTTGTTTTTCAACTGAGCTGATAAATCGAAAGTAAAAATTTACGGATTGGGAGTAAAGAGTGGATTTGTAAAAAATATGACCGATTAAGTAATCTATCTATTCTCTTTGGGGTGAAGCAGGGCAAGAATTTCTTTTATCGTCTGTCCGTGGGCCTCCGCAGATTCAAGAATGTTTACGATACGGTTTCTCTCTGCCTCTTTAACTAAATTTCCATATTGCCTCGTGGTAAATAAACCAAGTCCCCCTTTTGGTGTATATACAACTATACTTAACCCTCCTAATCCAGTCGCCCATTTTCCTGAAAGTCTATACCTCTGATCCTGCCAGGCATCAGGATGTCTCATCTTCATAATATGTTCCGAGTTGTAAAGCATTAACGCAAAAGTAATCCGTGCATTTATCGTATTAAATTTACGACCTGCAAGCCTCTCAATTTTCCATCGCTGGTTAAGTTCCCTAAACCCCTGATTCTCAATTATCCATCTTGAACGATAATAATTCCTTATTTTAAAAGGGTTCTTTATCGTAGGTAAAGAAGTGATATACTGAACTGGACGACGGATACTGCTATCCTCATTATGAAGAGAATTCCCTTTTATGTCCCTCTCATCCGAAACAACTGCATTAGTTAACCCTATTTGATTGCCCTTTTCATCATAAAGAGGGATACCTTCAATCCCTGTTGATCTAACCTTTATCTCGCCAAATTGGCTGTGTTCCTCCCTCCTCCATATCCACTTAACATCCCCTCCTTCTATACACATCTCTATATATTTAACTACCTCAAGCCTTTCATCTCTGGCTCTGGTTACATAATCTATTCCAAAATCCCTCTTTAATCCTGTCAAATATTCAGCCCCCCACTATCCTCTATCCATGGCTAACACATCCATCCACTCTCTCAATGGTGCAATCTCCTGGTTAAGACGCAAAAGCATCTCACGAAGCATTACCTTCTCACTGGTCTGAAGCGGTACCAGAGAAAAACCAACTATCCGTTCACGATTAGCCGTTATATTCAACAACAACACCAATTTGTATCCCCTCTTACTTCCTACTTGCCCAATGTTCTCATACTTCTTCCCATAGGGAATAATTATCTCCATAGCATCTGCAAGGTATACCTTACCACGAATCCAACGTCGTTCCCTCAATAGACGAACATGCTTTGTAAAATTATGCAAAACATTTGAAACTCCAATCCTTGCAAGATGATTAGACAGTATCTCAGGATCAATAACCAATTTACCTC encodes the following:
- a CDS encoding RNase adapter RapZ, which translates into the protein MAKMIKFVIIAGISGAGKGEAAKCFKDMEYHHVVNLPPSLLPEFVRTCINGKSKRKSYCLVLDTGEVGLSNGVFSNLKKLSEIGIDYKLIFLDASDEVIKHRYEKTGRPHPWGRRRGLLENIKIERRYLEGLRKEANLVIDTSEFTLQDIRLILEKCVVDNRKEAKMTISGIGKDNILPEVLLSDERRRIISPILDSLESIETGDGERLSNLLGNLAKFVGFEIKKQVSAQQIIYFKIDIERMRIKMKKEDSLFMVVPEINKDIISNIENIIRREKVQNDISFIIADKDSTKLKQWVKNSAYQLVVLNKEDLKKVFSAYDSKKAFIKCIVEQIGLRQVSPYCSLGPTKNFYGRQKEIKELMENKGVNYTIVGGRRMGKTSLLLKVKKEMEKNGDSKVIFIDCSICRDYEDFFSLVCHRLEIPTEEIKDMLSFFRYFSVKNERVIFLLDEIDNLIDIDKKNGYLLISALRDLAFNGYCRCIMAGFKVLYFQTKDIDSPLYHFTKSIHLSVLDKPGGENLIREPMGNLGVSFIDPIKNIDKILNLVSLHPSCIQAFCEKLIESLSKSNNRIVSDSLINRIYMDSNFERDLLNIFLPTFDKDNLKRSIIFNIINMKPPISFETIHHTLKNEGIVIKIDEVDKDMDNLILLGVLDKNGKEYSFLFDRLPTIIKNNIERKYILKESLKEGII
- a CDS encoding transposase — protein: MTGLKRDFGIDYVTRARDERLEVVKYIEMCIEGGDVKWIWRREEHSQFGEIKVRSTGIEGIPLYDEKGNQIGLTNAVVSDERDIKGNSLHNEDSSIRRPVQYITSLPTIKNPFKIRNYYRSRWIIENQGFRELNQRWKIERLAGRKFNTINARITFALMLYNSEHIMKMRHPDAWQDQRYRLSGKWATGLGGLSIVVYTPKGGLGLFTTRQYGNLVKEAERNRIVNILESAEAHGQTIKEILALLHPKENR